From Malus sylvestris chromosome 1, drMalSylv7.2, whole genome shotgun sequence:
gaagacctttagattccaacacttctttccaaaggttaagctttacatttaccccttcctgagtttcatctatcaacactatatcgtttgcgaaaagcatacaccaaggaatatcatcttgaatatgtcctgttaactcatccattaccaacgcaaaaaggtaaggatttaaggatgagccttgatgtaatcctacagttatggggaagctttcggtttgtccttcatgagttcttacggcagtttttgctccttcatacatatcctttatagcttggatatatgctactcgtactcctttcttctccaaaatcctccagagaatgtctcttgggaccctatcatacgttttttccaaatctataaagaccatgtgtaaatcctttgtCCCCTCTccatatctttccatcaatcttcgtaagagatagattgcctccatggttgagcgccctggcatgaacccgaattggttgtctgaaacccgtgtctcttgcctcaatctctgctcaatgactctctcagAGCTTCATtatatgactcattagcttaatacccctatagttcaagcaattttgtatgttgcccttattcttgtagataggcatcaaagtgctctttcgccactcatttggcatcttcttcgttttcaaaatcctattgaaaaggtcagtgagccatgctatacctgtctcttccaagactttccacacttcgatcggtatatcatctgggcccactgcttttctatgcttcatcttcttcaaagctgcaaccacttcttccttcctgattcgacgataaaaggagtagtttctacactcttctgagttactcaactcccctaaagaagtactcctttcatgtccttcattgaaaacattatgaaaataacctctccatctgtctttgaccgcgttctctgtagcaagaacctttccatcctcatccttgatgcacctcacttggtttaggtcccttgtcttcttttcccttactctagctagtttatagatatccaactctcattctttggtatctagtcgcttatacatatcgtcataagccactaacttagcttctctcacagctttcttcgctgtttgcttcgctcttctatacctttcaccattttcatcggtcctatccttgtatatggctttacaacattccttcttagccttcacctttgtttgtacctccttattccaccaccaagattccttttggtgtggagcaaagcccttggactctcctaatacctcctttgctacttttcggatacgactagccatggaatcccacctttggctagcttccccctctctatcccacacacactgggtgattctttctctttgaaaatggcttgtttttctccttttagattccaccatctagtccttgggcacttccaagtcttgttcttttttctcactcttttgatatgtacatccatcaccaagcgatgttgattagccaagctgtctcccggtataactttgcaatccttacaagttatacgatcccctttcctcattagaagaaaatctatttgtgtttttgatgacccactcttgtaggtgatcacatgttcttctctcttcttaaagaaggtgttggctaagaagagatcatatgccattgcaaaatccaagatagcttccccatcctcgtttctctccccaaaaccatggccaccatgaaaacctccataatTGCCTGTTTCCTTGCCCacatgtccatttaaatctcctcctataaataacttctccgtctgagcaattccttgcaccaagtctccaaggtcttctcaaaatttctccttcgaactcgtatccaaccctacttgaggtgcgtacgcactaatcacattgatgagttcttgtcctattacaatcttgattgccatgattctatctcctaccctcttgacatctacaacatcttgtgtcaaggtcttgtccacgatgatgccaacaccgtttctcgttctatttgtgcccgaataccagagtttaaaccctgagttttctagatcctttgccttaagaccaacccacttagtttcttgtaggcacataatatttatccttctcctcaccataacttccactacttccatagatttttcCGTtagggttcctatattccacgttcctaaacgcattctactctcttgaactctacccttctgtcctagcttcttcaacctcccccatctaataggatcaaagtacttcttttgtgtgtcctgtgtaaagttgataggagcatatgctcccaaacaactttgagtggagtcgttcgaaaagaagtttttatggcccccttgctcatttaacactgcatccgggtgccgatggagatacagcgacccttgctcacttattaCTGTGCTCgagccacacagcgcgccacttacgggtgacgccctagcttttgcgcgatttcgttctggattcattttcataaggattcgacgtaaactaggagtgccggctgtcgactacctgacgccctccccttcctcctttatccgggcttgggaccggcaatgtaagataaacttacaccgGCGGAGTTTAGGAAGTACCAATGTCAAGGAAAAAAATTCATTGAATAAAATTGCAGCTTAACAGAGGGGGAAACAAAATTGGTTTAAGATTTCATTAAGTAGGCGGTAACAATTAGATACTAAAGATTTCTCAAGTTTTTGTGGCTTGTGTCAAGAGTTAATTCGTTAATAAATCCTTcgtttttttaatcaaattggttGAATAATAATTGAACATCCTTTCAGGCTGGAAGTGTTGATGTCTTGCACTGCTATTATGCacatggagaagaaaatgaaaatttccaAAGACGCAGTTATTGGATGCTTGAGGAGTGAGTTTGTATTTTATAATTGCTTATATGCAACAAATCTATCAAAGATTTTGATTCTCAGCCTTAGCAGTGTTTGTGGATGTGTTTGCAAGTACAAGCAGGCACCCATGGCTGCCTGCTCATTTGAATACCCACGTCTGACCTACTTGGTCATTGCTGCAGGGATCTGCAACACATAGTTCTTGTCCACTACCGGGAAGTTAAGGTTATGCTTTATTCTATTCATTTCATTCTTGTTGTTTGCCGTCTTTGTTTATGTGATTCTTCCAGCCTTTCGTTATcatcattttaaaatatttttggacccAAAATATCATAAGAGTTACTGTTATTCCATTTCAAGGTAAAAGTGCATGTCATTTAAAAGCAACTGCTCATGTTATATCACTCATGTATTTTTGAATACTTGAATTGAACCTGTGATTCATGTTTGAATCAATGTCGAAAACTTGTTAGTAAATTAGTCACTTAGTGTAAAAGGAGTACCAGAGAAAGAAGAGGAGTTTGTGCTCGGCTTTTGGTCCACTTCCCAATTAATATGAAATAACTGTTCATCGATTAGTTCTTATTCTCATGCTACCTAGTGTTTTACCATAGGATATTTGTGCATCTTGTTGTCATTTGTGTGATCCAACTTTTTATTTATCTTAtggatatttatttatattctgGGTTTcctcatttatttttattgcttGTTCAGGGAAATAGGACAAACTATAACCATTTTAAAGGCACTGAAGAAGCTGTTCCTTATTCCCATGAAACTGAAGAAATTGCAATCAATTCTGAGATGGACAATTCTGTTTCTTCTAGTTTCAATCCAAATAATTTCCAAATGCATTCCCAAGCTGCTGGTACAACAAGCTTGAGTAGCGCTCAAGCATCAGAGTTCGAAGATGCTGAGTCAGGTGTGTTGTCCATTTCTGTTACCACATTTGTCAATAATTTCCTCTCTCTTATAAATATTTTGGTAGAACTAAACTTGTTTGATCATTTTCCAGTtttaccatatatatatatctttcatGCAGTTATCTTTAATTTAACTTAACATGGTACATGATGCAGCATATAATCACCAAGCAAGTTCCCAGTTACAACCTTTTCTCGAATTACTACAGCCTAAGGCTGAGAAGATCAATGCTGGATTCTCTAATGCATTCTATCCGATGTCATTTTCAAGTAAACTTTTTCcttgtattttctataaattgtCTTTGTAAATGCATTGGTGCTTTTAAATAGCTAGActatttgtttaattaaatGGAATACCAAGTTCATGATAAAATCATTGAAAACAGAAGAATATCAAGAAAAATTGTCAGCCGTTCCTGGGGTGAATTTTAGCTCACATACTCAAGCATATAGGAAGGAAGATGGTAATGATGCTGGCGTTACCTATGATCCCAGGAAAAATCCTAACTCCACAGTATGGGATGGTGCCTTGGGGAATATTACTACTGGCCTTCAATCTTTGCCTTTCCAGCCATCAATTTCAGCAACACATTCTGATTCAATGGGAATTATCTCTCAGCAAGAGAATGAGACGCTTGGGCACCTTTTCACAGACAACTTTGGTAAAAAGCAGATGTACGAGGATAAACCAAGGGTCCAACAAAGCTGGCAGGTAAGGGGAAGTTTACTTGCACATTTAATGCTGCTCatgacaaattttttattctagGGCTATGGCTACAAGCTCGTGTAATAACTATTAAGGATGGTATATCTGTTTTGGAATCTGATGACGGACATTCACAAGTGAAAACTGGTGAAGCATGCATAAAAGATATTTTTTTCATCAGTTTAATATACTTGGATCTACCATAGAAGATATTTTTTTCCATCAGATTTATTGTTTGGATTTTTAGAATTCATTTACACTGACAATATCAAAGATCCTTGAAGCATATACTGATTCTGTTTATGTGTGAGAAAACTATACACATGGTCAAACCTAATTAAACATGGAGTTTGACAAGAAATTAGTCTAATGGTTTCCAACtactcaaacaaatatttgagATGTCAGTTCTTAAATTATTTCTGATATTTCCAAGTTTCTAGAACTTATTATGatgagattttaatttttaatgaaaattatcAATGTAATTAGGTTATGTGGTACTTCTGCATAAGTTATCTGTATATATGGGCTTTCCAGTCATCATCCTTTATTGTGAGTCATTTAATCATATAGTTGGCTAATGCGATGGTCTAGTCTGTTTGAAGTTTTCAATATCCTGTTTTCTGCACTTGAAAACTTTCTAGTGATGGTTATCATTGCCATATGCTTACAAAGTCCTAAAATCCTGCttaattatttataaatttgtagtttgttaatggtaaattaaataaataaaataaatgtatGCGATTATTGGTTATTTAAGCATACTCAGAATACAAGTTTACGGAGGGGAGCTATTTGGGTTCCCCTTCCATTACTTTGGCACCCCTGCGGCAGGTTTAGTGGGGAGCATGAGTACGGTTCTTCTTAATGGATTGTTTTCTGCTTTTTCAATTCTTCTGTTTGTTCACCCTTCGGTTTGACTTTCCAACAGACTTTGGAAGCCAACTCTTCTGGTTCATCCAGCTGGCCTGTGGATCAGAACTTGCATTCAGACACAGCATATGATGTCACCACAAGGTTCCATGGAGGAGTCGATGATTCTAATTTACTCAATTCTCCGGTGTGCCGTGTGGATTCTGAGAAGACAAATAATTTTTCTATGCCAAATGACCTTCAAATACAGCCTTCAAACACTGAGCAAGAATATCATCTGAAGTCTATTTCAAAGAGAAATGAAACCATAGAGGGAAAATACAATCACACTTTTGCTACAAAGCCTTTGTTAGATGAAGGCTTGAAGAAGCTTGACAGTTTCAACCGATGGATGAGCAAAGAACTTGGAGACGTGGACGAGACACACACACAGTCCAATTCAGAGACGTACTGGGATACTGTTGAAAGTGACAATGGGGTCGATGAGTCCAGTATTCCTCTTCAAGTACGCTTGGATAGCTATATGCTGGGGCCTTCTCTTTCCCAGGTCCAGCTCTTTAGCATTATTGATTTCTCACCAAACTGGGCATATGAAAACTCTGTAATCAAGGTAAAGAGTGACTTAGTCTTCCATATTCCTTGCTATACTTTTGCGTAAAAGTTATCTTCAAGTTTCTCATGTATCATAAATTGTCTCATTGTGAACTCGATTTATGCAGGTTCTGATCACAGGAAGATTTTTGAAGAGTCAACAAGCAGAAAGTTGTAAGTGGTCATGCATGTTTGGCGAAGTTGAAGTTCCTGCTGAGGTTATAGCTGATGGTGTTCTTCGTTGTTATTCTCCCATCCATAAGGCTGGGAGAATTCCTTTCTACGTGACATGTTCCAATAGGCTGGCTTGTAGTGAAATCAGGGAATTTGAATACCGAGTCGGGCAAATACCAGATTATGATGTTAAAGATGATTACAGTGGCTGCACAAATGAAATATTAAATATGCACTTTGGAAAATTACTGTCTTTAAGCTCTAGCTCTCCAACTTTTGATCCCACCAGCGT
This genomic window contains:
- the LOC126626806 gene encoding calmodulin-binding transcription activator 3-like isoform X1 — translated: MAEIKRYGLGNQLDIAQILLEAKHRWLRPAEICEILRNFQKFDISSEPANMPPGGSLFLFDRKVLRYFRKDGHNWRKKKDGKTVREAHERLKAGSVDVLHCYYAHGEENENFQRRSYWMLEEDLQHIVLVHYREVKGNRTNYNHFKGTEEAVPYSHETEEIAINSEMDNSVSSSFNPNNFQMHSQAAGTTSLSSAQASEFEDAESAYNHQASSQLQPFLELLQPKAEKINAGFSNAFYPMSFSKEYQEKLSAVPGVNFSSHTQAYRKEDGNDAGVTYDPRKNPNSTVWDGALGNITTGLQSLPFQPSISATHSDSMGIISQQENETLGHLFTDNFGKKQMYEDKPRVQQSWQTLEANSSGSSSWPVDQNLHSDTAYDVTTRFHGGVDDSNLLNSPVCRVDSEKTNNFSMPNDLQIQPSNTEQEYHLKSISKRNETIEGKYNHTFATKPLLDEGLKKLDSFNRWMSKELGDVDETHTQSNSETYWDTVESDNGVDESSIPLQVRLDSYMLGPSLSQVQLFSIIDFSPNWAYENSVIKVLITGRFLKSQQAESCKWSCMFGEVEVPAEVIADGVLRCYSPIHKAGRIPFYVTCSNRLACSEIREFEYRVGQIPDYDVKDDYSGCTNEILNMHFGKLLSLSSSSPTFDPTSVAENSEIISKIDLLLKNDNGEWDKMLQLTSDEDFSLERVEDQLLQQLLKEKLLAWLLQKLAAGGKGPSVLDEGGQGVLHFGAALGYDWVLLPTITAGVSVNFRDINGWTALHWAAFCGRERTVASLISLGAAPGLLTDPKTKYPNGRTPADLASAQGHKGIAGYLAESALSDQLSFLNLDIKEDNNADISGANAVRTVSEQIATPIGNGDLTDGLSLRDSLTAVCNATQAAARIHQVFRVKSFQLKQLKEYGSDNFGISDEDALSMIAVKSHKPGKRDEHVDAAAIRIQNKFRSWKGRKDYLIIRQRIVKIQAHVRGHQVRKNYRKIVWSVGIVEKIILRWRRKGSGLRGFKPEPLTEAPSMQASSSKDDDYDVLKEGRKQTEQRLQKALARVKSMVQYPEARDQYCRLLNVVTEIQETKVVYDSGTTSSEGRVDMDHNLIDIAALLDEEDIYMPTEAPE
- the LOC126626806 gene encoding calmodulin-binding transcription activator 3-like isoform X2 — its product is MAEIKRYGLGNQLDIAQILLEAKHRWLRPAEICEILRNFQKFDISSEPANMPPGGSLFLFDRKVLRYFRKDGHNWRKKKDGKTVREAHERLKAGSVDVLHCYYAHGEENENFQRRSYWMLEEDLQHIVLVHYREVKGNRTNYNHFKGTEEAVPYSHETEEIAINSEMDNSVSSSFNPNNFQMHSQAAGTTSLSSAQASEFEDAESAYNHQASSQLQPFLELLQPKAEKINAGFSNAFYPMSFSKYQEKLSAVPGVNFSSHTQAYRKEDGNDAGVTYDPRKNPNSTVWDGALGNITTGLQSLPFQPSISATHSDSMGIISQQENETLGHLFTDNFGKKQMYEDKPRVQQSWQTLEANSSGSSSWPVDQNLHSDTAYDVTTRFHGGVDDSNLLNSPVCRVDSEKTNNFSMPNDLQIQPSNTEQEYHLKSISKRNETIEGKYNHTFATKPLLDEGLKKLDSFNRWMSKELGDVDETHTQSNSETYWDTVESDNGVDESSIPLQVRLDSYMLGPSLSQVQLFSIIDFSPNWAYENSVIKVLITGRFLKSQQAESCKWSCMFGEVEVPAEVIADGVLRCYSPIHKAGRIPFYVTCSNRLACSEIREFEYRVGQIPDYDVKDDYSGCTNEILNMHFGKLLSLSSSSPTFDPTSVAENSEIISKIDLLLKNDNGEWDKMLQLTSDEDFSLERVEDQLLQQLLKEKLLAWLLQKLAAGGKGPSVLDEGGQGVLHFGAALGYDWVLLPTITAGVSVNFRDINGWTALHWAAFCGRERTVASLISLGAAPGLLTDPKTKYPNGRTPADLASAQGHKGIAGYLAESALSDQLSFLNLDIKEDNNADISGANAVRTVSEQIATPIGNGDLTDGLSLRDSLTAVCNATQAAARIHQVFRVKSFQLKQLKEYGSDNFGISDEDALSMIAVKSHKPGKRDEHVDAAAIRIQNKFRSWKGRKDYLIIRQRIVKIQAHVRGHQVRKNYRKIVWSVGIVEKIILRWRRKGSGLRGFKPEPLTEAPSMQASSSKDDDYDVLKEGRKQTEQRLQKALARVKSMVQYPEARDQYCRLLNVVTEIQETKVVYDSGTTSSEGRVDMDHNLIDIAALLDEEDIYMPTEAPE